TGGGAATATTGAGATTCTCCATAAACACGGCACTGAAGAACAAAAAGAAAAATATTTAAAACCATTAGTAAGCGGTCAGATTCGCAGTTGTTTTTCCATGACAGAAGTTGATATGCCAGGATCAAATCCTATTATGTTGGAAACCACTGCTGTTAAAGATGGAACTGATTATATAATTAATGGTCATAAATGGTACACATCCAGCGCGGAGGGATCTGCTTTTGCTATTGTTATGGCAGTTACTAATCCTGATGCTTCTCCATATTTACAAGCCAGCATGATTATCGTGCCAACCAATACTCCGGGTTTTAACTTAGTTCGCAATATTCCTGTAATGGGACATAAAGGCTCTGATTATGCAAGTCATGCTGAAATTTTATATCAATCCTGCCGAGTTCCACAGTCTAATCTCCTTGGACATGAGGGACATGGTTTTATCATTGCCCAGGAACGTTTAGGTCCAGGACGAATTCACCATTGTATGCGCTGGCTTGGAATCTGCAATCGCTCTTTTGATTTGATGTGTAAACGTGCTAACGAAAGAAAAATTTCCCCTGACGGAAAAACTTTAGGAACAAAGCAAATCATTAAATCATGGATTGCAGAGTCTGCTGCAGAAATACAAGCAGCTCGATTAATGACATTGCACGCTGCTTGGAAAATAGAAAAAGTCGGAGACAAAGCAGCTCGTTATGATATTTCTTTTATTAAATTTGTAGTAGCTAACACCATGCAGCGGATAATAGACAGAGCTCTTCAAGTGCATGGAGGATTAGGTATGACAGATGACACAATTATAGCTTATTTTTACAGGCATGAACGCGCAGCTCGGATTTATGACGGAGCTGACGAGGTTCATAAAATAGCGGTAGCTGACCGAATTTTAAAGGCTTATAAAAAAGGCGATATTAACAAGGCTATAAATTTATAAATCAGGTGATAAAATGCTCTATAAAGAATTTAAAAAAAATATGACTCTGTCTTTAGAAGCAATTTGTCTTGATATTTTTAATGATGATGAGAATTCCATCAAAATAAAAAATCAAAAAATTGGCGTAAAAAAACTTGGTAAAATTATTGATGCGGCATTAAAGCTCAGTAATGAAAAAGGATTTCATGCTATGAGTCTTAGAGAATTATGCAAAGAAAGCGGTTTGAGTATGGGCGGGTTATATGCTTATATTGAAAGTAAAGATGAACTTTTGAATGTAATTCAAGACCATGGTCGCAGGATCTTGTTAAAAACTATGACGGAAAATTTGACGAATATTAATGATCCGCTTGAAAAATTAGAAGCAGCAATACGATTGCATTTATATTTAAGCGAAATGATGCAGGCATGGTTTTTCTTTTCATATATGGAAACCCGTTTTTTTAACAAGGAGGAAAAAAAGACCGCAAAAAACAGCGAACTTTTCACAGAAAAAATATTCCACGATATTTTAAATGAAGGTTGCTTCCATGGCGTGTTTACGTTAGAAGATCCTCTTTTGACAGCATCAGTATTGAAAGCCATGCTACAAGACTGGTATTTAAAAAGATGGAAATATCAAGAACGTGATATTTCGGTTGAAAAATATGCGGAGGTTATAATTTCTTGGATTAAGGCATTTGCTGGAGTCAAACTGGACAATTAAGATATGTGAAGCTTTATTATTAAAACTACAAATGAAATGGAGGAATTTTATGAACCACATTGACGCTCCTAAGAATATACGTCAAGGTGAAGAATTGAATATATCTAAGGTAGAAACGTATTTAAAAGATGTTCTTCCTAACCTTGATGGAGACATTTATATCAAACAATTTCCGAGCGGATTTTCTAATCTGACTTATTTAGTCACTATTGGCCAGAAAGAATTTATACTACGCAGACCTCCAATCGGAAAAAAAGCCAAAACTGCTCACGATATGAAACGAGAATATAATATTCTTAAAGCTTTAAAGCCTGCTTTTCCTTATGCGCCAGAACCAATTCTATACTCTGAAAATTTAGAAATAATGGGATGTCCTTTTTATTTGATGGAACGAATTAAAGGTATAATCCTTAGAAAAAATTTTCCAGATGGCCTTATTCTGGATAAAAAAGACATCAAAAATTTATGCAAAAATTTGATATCCGTATTTAGCAAACTTCACAATTTAGATTATCACAAATGTGGCTTAAGCGATTTCGGAAAGCCTGAAGGTTATGTTAATCGCCAAGTGGACGGTTGGAGTAAACGTTATCGTGATGCAAGAACGGATGATGTTCCTGACTTTGAAAGGGTAATGGCTTGGTTAAAAGAAAATATGCCTGAAGATAATCTAAAATCATCTATAATCCATAATGACTATAAATTTGATAATGTTGTTTTGAATCCAGCAAATCCATCTGAAATTATCGGTGTAATAGATTGGGAAATGGCTACAATAGGAGATCCAATCATGGATCTGGGAGCGTCATTGGCATATTGGGTAAATCATGATGACTCTGAAGAAATAAAACTAATTCGAACGTTACCTACTACTACTCACGGAATGCTATCGCGTAAGGAAATGGTAGCTCTTTATCAGGAAATTTCAGGCTCAAAGATTGATTCCTTTGGTTTTTATCTATGCTTTGGATTGTTCCGTTTAGCTGTTATCGCTCAGCAGATTTATTACCGATATTATCATGGTCAGACGAAGGATGAACGATTCAAAATGCTTGGTTTTGCGGTAAATATTCTTGAAAAAGCGGCTTTAAATGTTATTAAAACAGGTAATTATTAATTTTTAAATTTGGATATTACAAAATAATGGGGATAATAAATGAAAATAGATGATATAAAACGGATATTAGTCTTAGGCTCAGGTACTATGGGGCATCAAATTGGCTTTTTATGCGCATTACATGGCTATGATGTTGTGATTTATGATATCAATAAAGATGTTTTGGAAAAAGCTAAGGGTAAAATTCATAAGCTCGCTGATCGTTTTGTCAAAAAGAAAAGATTACAAATAGATCAAAAGGAAAAGGTTATTCAGATGATTTCATTTTCAGATAATAAAAAAAAAGCCGCATTAGATGTTGATTTAATAACTGAATCAGTTCCTGAAGATCCAAAACTTAAAGCTAAAATATTTAATGAGTTTAATGCTCTTTGCCCCGAACGAACCATTTTTACAACAAATACATCTACGCTCATCCCTTCGATGATTGCTGATGCAACCGGAAGGCCTGAAAAATTTTTAGCTCTACATTTTCACGATGTATATTTATCAAATGTTGTAGATGTTATGCCACACCCCGGAACATCAAAGGAAACTATTGAGATTGTAAAGGGGTTTGCAGAAAAAATGGATCAAGTGGTAATAACGCTAAAAAAAGAAAATTTTGGATATGTATTTAACTCAATGTTAAGTGATCTCTTTAAATCTGCATTGACTTTAGCGTCAAATCAAGTAGCAACTGTTGAAGACATTGATCGTTCATGGATGGGAGTAATGTCAACACCGTCTGGACCTTTTGGTTTAATGGATGCTATCGGGTTGGATACAATTTGGAAAATTATGGATTATTGGGCATCAGTTTCAAAAAAAGAACAACATAAACGTAATGCTGCTTTTGTAAAACAGTACGTTGATAGTGGTAAACTGGGGACAAAAACAGGTGAAGGTTTTTATCATTACCCTGATCCTCTTTTTAGAAAATCAGATTTTATTAGAGGGAAATAATTTAAACTTTTTTATCTGAACATTAATAATGACACGTCATTTCTAATTTTAGGTAGTAAAATTTGAATTAGCCTTTAATTTTAGCCTTAACCACCTGAATGAAATGTCAGTTTTTTATTGAAAGAGAATCAAAATTTAGTAGAGAACAGTTTTTAAATCTGTTCCCTACTAAAAAATAGGTCAAACCATAATAGTTATGTTTTTATTTAGGTAAGAGTTTTCTGATGAGATCTTCACATTCCTGATGTGTCATAATAGTTGGCACAGGATAATCAGGATGTGCTTCATTTAAGGCGCGTTTCGCTATTAAAGGAATATCTTTTTCCTTAAGTTCTTTTATAAAGGTTGGGATATTCATATTTTTATTCATGTTTTTAACTTTTTCAATGAATTTATTAGACAAGGCTTCATTTGATTCAGACCTTGTGCCAAGTCCACCAACAATAGCTAAGTCTGCCAATTTTTTTTCAGCATCTTTACGGCAAAATTCTAAAACATAAGGTAAAATAATAGCATTAGCTAATCCATGTGGTACACCGTAAAGCCCACCCATATTATGAGCAATAGCGTGTACATAGCCTACGTAAGCTCTAGTAAATGCTGATCCTCCATAAAAAGATGCAAGAGCCATATCCTCGCGAGCCTTTAAATTTGAACCATTTTTATATACTTCTTCAAGATTTTCAAATATTAATTTAGTGGCTTTTTCAGCATTATCATCTGTAAATTTATTGCCATTTAAACCTATATATGCTTCAACGGCGTGTGTCAAAGCATCCATGCCTGTAGTTGAAGTGATGTGTGGAGGTAAACCAACCATCAATTCTGGATCAAGAACAGCAACTTTTGGTATAAGTTTTATATCGCTAATTGCAAATTTTTCATGGGTTGAAGCATCGGTAATAACAGCAGCAACTGTTGTTTCAGAACCTGTTCCGGCTGTTGTAGGAACACAATAAAAAGGAGGTATTGGTAAAAATACTTTGAATAATCCCTTCATTCTTCGCACAGACATGTATGGATTTGAAAGTCGCGCTCCAATAATTTTAGCGCAATCAATTGGAGAGCCTCCACCAAATGCAACAATTCCATCACATTTATTTTCTTTATACACTTTTCTACCATTCTCAACGTTTTCAATGGTTGGGTTTGGTTGAACATCGTCAAAAATCGTGTAATTAATGCCATTTTGTTTAAGTGATTCTAAAAAACCATTCGCTATTTTTAAATTCATTAAAACTTTGTCACTGACAACTAAAACATTTTTGAGTTTTTTTTGTTTAATTTTTTCAGCAAGCTTCTTGACACTTCCAGCACCAGTTAAGAGAATAGGTACAGGAAAGGGTAATACCATAACTGCAAATTTCATAACCTTATGGTATATCCGATAGTATCCTTTTTTTAATCTCCACATCATGATTTTCCTCCTAATTAAATTATTAATAAAAATAAATTTTTATGCTTCTAACTTATTTGCAAAGAGTTGCTCGTCAGCTATAAAGCTTTGATATCCGCTTAAATTTTTATACAGCGATATTTACGTTTTTACGTGCTTTTTGTCAAGCACTATTTGGTGTTTAAGATGCTTATAAAAGCTGTATTAAAGATGGTCAAGGATTGAAAGAAATCAAATTTATATCTCATTAAATTCTAAATTCATAACTTAATGTGAGGCTGAATTTACTTGATTCATGAAGATATTTTTTTTAAAACGTATTCTGTATAAAGTTTGGCTGCATTTATGTTTCTTGCCGTTTCCAAACCTTTAAATCCTCCAAAAGCAGAGACTTCAAATACGTAAATGCCATCTTTTGTTTCAGCTACGTCTACGCAGGTAAAATCAAGACCAAAAAGTTTTTGAGCGTTATAAGCTATTTCAATGATTTTATCAGAAGGGTCGTAGGGTATATATTTACCTCCTGAAAGGATTGTCGTATTCCAAGATGTGCTTTCATTGCTTCTTGCATAAGTAGTTATATATTTTCCACCTAAAAATACTACTCCTAAATCTTGTCCGTTCAGATTGATTTTTTTTTGGATATACATAATTTTATTTTCTTGATTGAATTGTTCTATTTTACTTTGCGCATCTTTTCCTTTTTTTATAACGACCATTCCTTTTGCTTTTGACGTGTAAAGTGGTTTAAAGACCGCCTCCTCATACATTTCAACTGTATTTAAAGCGCATTCCATATCTTCTGTAATAATAGTTGGAGGGACAGGGATATTTCCGGTATAAAGGGTCACGGTACAACTTAATCTATCAAGAACTCTAAGAATTTTTATTGGGGCAGAAAATATTTTAAGGCCATTTTCGTTTAAATATCTCAATAGTTCAAGTCGGTCTAAAAGACTTGGCGAATATCGCGAGCCAATTTTTTTTATAATTAGGGCATCAAGTTTAGAAATATCTTGACCATTATAAAAAGCTTCTCCTGTTTGAAGGTTAAGGCAAAGTTTTTTTATATCTATTAAAAGTTTGAATTCAGTCATTTCGGAAACTGTATCAACAAGTTTTTCAGATGACCATCCGCCTGATATTCCAACTACACCTATTTTAGGCATAAATTCCTCCTCTTTCCCCTAATTTTTTTGTGAAACCGTTATTAAAAAGCTCCCCATTATAACCTCTTATACAAAAAAAGTTTTTTTAAAACTTCCGTTTACGTAATGTTTAAACACTATACGCACTAATGTTTAATCGCAAAAGTAGTTTTTTTCAAATAACACTATCTCTAATTAGATGAAATATTAATAATCGCTCCGTTTGATCGGCCATGAAAAGTTCTATCATACATTAATTCGGCATAACTTGGCGGCTGAACAAATCTTCCTTTTATTGTGGCCCTTGTTCTAAAATAAAAATGATAAGTACCTTTTGGAAGTATATCATAATAAAAGCCCATTTTATCATCCATATGGGCAACATAAGAAGGTTTCATAGTAAGTTGTCCTGTTGGTTGAGCTTCTTTAGGAGATGTCAAAAGATTAGGATTTAAAGGCTCCATACCGGCAGCAATCGGAATAACTACAGCTACATGATTACATTCTTTAGGAACAACTACTTCAATATGTTCTTCTATTATATCAGAAATATTAAATTTAAATTCAATTCCAGGTTTATTAAGATCTATTTTTTCAAACGGTTCTCCTTCATTTTTTACTTTAAGAATTTCACGGCTTATCGCAAAACCATTTGCTTTAGATTCAGCTTTACTTCCGTCTAATTTAGGTAAATATGATGAAACCACTCTGACTATAAAAGGAGTAACAAGTTCTCCTTTTGGAGTTATTTCAATTTCACCTTGATTTGAGCTTTCTAATTTCTCGATGGCTTTTATTCCTTTAAGGCTTATTTCAAAGGTTTCATCACCTATTTTGACATCAATTTTTTGCTCTTTTTTATCCTCTGTTTTTGTATCAGATGCACTGATAAATTCAGAAAGTGCGAGCAGAGCTGAACTGTTAGAATTAGTATCTCCCCATCCGTCATCTTTGCCAAGGGATACGATCGCGTCAATTAAAAGCTGGAATTTTTGTTTTTGAAAATCTTTTTGAGCTGATAAAGCTCTGATGATTTGAGCAATAGTTCTTGTTTCTGACGGTAAAATTATGCCGTTTTCACTTACTGCTGTTTTTTGT
This region of Desulfobacterales bacterium genomic DNA includes:
- a CDS encoding acyl-CoA dehydrogenase family protein, with product MDFGISEKMQVVLEMVNEFVDKELIPLEPDFINKDFLDMLPVLREKREMVKKMELWAPNQPKELGGMGLDLVEHGLMSEALGRTPLGHYVFNCQAPDAGNIEILHKHGTEEQKEKYLKPLVSGQIRSCFSMTEVDMPGSNPIMLETTAVKDGTDYIINGHKWYTSSAEGSAFAIVMAVTNPDASPYLQASMIIVPTNTPGFNLVRNIPVMGHKGSDYASHAEILYQSCRVPQSNLLGHEGHGFIIAQERLGPGRIHHCMRWLGICNRSFDLMCKRANERKISPDGKTLGTKQIIKSWIAESAAEIQAARLMTLHAAWKIEKVGDKAARYDISFIKFVVANTMQRIIDRALQVHGGLGMTDDTIIAYFYRHERAARIYDGADEVHKIAVADRILKAYKKGDINKAINL
- a CDS encoding TetR/AcrR family transcriptional regulator, translated to MLYKEFKKNMTLSLEAICLDIFNDDENSIKIKNQKIGVKKLGKIIDAALKLSNEKGFHAMSLRELCKESGLSMGGLYAYIESKDELLNVIQDHGRRILLKTMTENLTNINDPLEKLEAAIRLHLYLSEMMQAWFFFSYMETRFFNKEEKKTAKNSELFTEKIFHDILNEGCFHGVFTLEDPLLTASVLKAMLQDWYLKRWKYQERDISVEKYAEVIISWIKAFAGVKLDN
- a CDS encoding phosphotransferase family protein, translated to MNHIDAPKNIRQGEELNISKVETYLKDVLPNLDGDIYIKQFPSGFSNLTYLVTIGQKEFILRRPPIGKKAKTAHDMKREYNILKALKPAFPYAPEPILYSENLEIMGCPFYLMERIKGIILRKNFPDGLILDKKDIKNLCKNLISVFSKLHNLDYHKCGLSDFGKPEGYVNRQVDGWSKRYRDARTDDVPDFERVMAWLKENMPEDNLKSSIIHNDYKFDNVVLNPANPSEIIGVIDWEMATIGDPIMDLGASLAYWVNHDDSEEIKLIRTLPTTTHGMLSRKEMVALYQEISGSKIDSFGFYLCFGLFRLAVIAQQIYYRYYHGQTKDERFKMLGFAVNILEKAALNVIKTGNY
- a CDS encoding 3-hydroxyacyl-CoA dehydrogenase, with amino-acid sequence MKIDDIKRILVLGSGTMGHQIGFLCALHGYDVVIYDINKDVLEKAKGKIHKLADRFVKKKRLQIDQKEKVIQMISFSDNKKKAALDVDLITESVPEDPKLKAKIFNEFNALCPERTIFTTNTSTLIPSMIADATGRPEKFLALHFHDVYLSNVVDVMPHPGTSKETIEIVKGFAEKMDQVVITLKKENFGYVFNSMLSDLFKSALTLASNQVATVEDIDRSWMGVMSTPSGPFGLMDAIGLDTIWKIMDYWASVSKKEQHKRNAAFVKQYVDSGKLGTKTGEGFYHYPDPLFRKSDFIRGK
- a CDS encoding iron-containing alcohol dehydrogenase — protein: MWRLKKGYYRIYHKVMKFAVMVLPFPVPILLTGAGSVKKLAEKIKQKKLKNVLVVSDKVLMNLKIANGFLESLKQNGINYTIFDDVQPNPTIENVENGRKVYKENKCDGIVAFGGGSPIDCAKIIGARLSNPYMSVRRMKGLFKVFLPIPPFYCVPTTAGTGSETTVAAVITDASTHEKFAISDIKLIPKVAVLDPELMVGLPPHITSTTGMDALTHAVEAYIGLNGNKFTDDNAEKATKLIFENLEEVYKNGSNLKAREDMALASFYGGSAFTRAYVGYVHAIAHNMGGLYGVPHGLANAIILPYVLEFCRKDAEKKLADLAIVGGLGTRSESNEALSNKFIEKVKNMNKNMNIPTFIKELKEKDIPLIAKRALNEAHPDYPVPTIMTHQECEDLIRKLLPK
- a CDS encoding GAK system ATP-grasp enzyme; translated protein: MPKIGVVGISGGWSSEKLVDTVSEMTEFKLLIDIKKLCLNLQTGEAFYNGQDISKLDALIIKKIGSRYSPSLLDRLELLRYLNENGLKIFSAPIKILRVLDRLSCTVTLYTGNIPVPPTIITEDMECALNTVEMYEEAVFKPLYTSKAKGMVVIKKGKDAQSKIEQFNQENKIMYIQKKINLNGQDLGVVFLGGKYITTYARSNESTSWNTTILSGGKYIPYDPSDKIIEIAYNAQKLFGLDFTCVDVAETKDGIYVFEVSAFGGFKGLETARNINAAKLYTEYVLKKISS